Proteins from a single region of Juglans microcarpa x Juglans regia isolate MS1-56 chromosome 5S, Jm3101_v1.0, whole genome shotgun sequence:
- the LOC121267958 gene encoding TIR-only protein-like produces the protein MQRSSPLLAKSFARKIQLHYSRNQIPTIDSPSCDVFLSHRGIDTKKTAAGLLYYQLFGLGIRPFLDSRSMKPGDKLYDHISFGIRNSKIGVLLFSSGFCQSRFCLYELALMMESKKRVVPIFWDVKPSQLLVKDDGTYLEEDLQRFKRALEEAKNTVGLPFDSMTGDWSEFLGNASDAIIKNLQEVEEEEMEKNHKHQEFQCNSLFISPQKLYSYN, from the exons ATGCAGCGTTCTTCACCACTTCTGGCCAAGAGCTTTGCTCGTAAAATCCAGCTTCATTATTCTCGTAACCAAATCCCAACCATAGACAGTCCTTCATGCGACGTGTTCTTAAGCCACCGAGGGATCGATACTAAGAAAACGGCCGCCGGTTTGCTTTACTACCAGCTTTTCGGGTTGGGGATCAGGCCTTTTCTCGACAGCCGAAGTATGAAACCTGGGGACAAGCTGTACGACCATATCAGTTTCGGTATCCGGAATTCTAAGATAGGTGTTTTATTGTTCTCGTCCGGATTCTGTCAATCCAGATTTTGTCTTTACGAGTTGGCTCTGATGATGGAATCCAAGAAAAGGGTTGTACCCATTTTTTGGGACGTGAAGCCCTCCCAACTTCTTGTGAAGGACGATGGAACTTATCTAGAGGAGGACCTTCAAAGATTCAAGAGGGCACTCGAAGAAGCTAAAAACACCGTTGGGCTTCCCTTTGATTCTATGACAGG GGATTGGTCAGAGTTCCTCGGAAATGCTTCAGATGCAATCATAAAGAATTTACAGGAGGTAGAGGAggaagaaatggagaagaaTCATAAACACCAAGAGTTCCAGTGCAATTCCCTTTTTATATCGCCACAAAAGCTCTACAGttacaattaa
- the LOC121266793 gene encoding uncharacterized protein LOC121266793: MASKLLLVVVFVLDLIAFALAVAAEQRRTKGKQTTDATRNYCVYDSDIATGLGVGSFLFLMASQVLVAVASRCLCCGKALRPSAPRAWAICLFITCWVTFVIAEACLLAGSVRNAYHTKYTTKLTDNPPSCEMLRRGIFGAGAAFVVLTGVFSELYYVSYSKANDDHMSSYARDTGVRMGSL; this comes from the exons ATGGCTTCCAAGCTGTTACTCGTCGTGGTGTTCGTTTTGGATCTGATAGCTTTTGCTCTTGCTGTTGCTGCTGAGCAGAGAAGGACCAAA GGCAAGCAAACTACAGATGCAACACGCAATTATTGTGTCTATGATTCTGACATTGCAACTGGCTTAGGGGTGGGTTCATTCCTGTTCCTAATGGCTAGTCAAGTCCTGGTAGCAGTGGCAAGTCGTTGCTTGTGCTGTGGGAAAGCTTTGAGACCAAGTGCTCCAAGGGCATGGGCAATATGCTTATTCATCACCTGCTG GGTGACATTTGTTATTGCCGAGGCGTGCTTGCTGGCTGGTTCTGTGAGGAATGCCTACCACACCAAATACACGACTAAATTGACAGACAACCCCCCTTCATGCGAGATGTTGAGAAGAGGGATCTTCGGTGCTGGGGCCGCTTTTGTGGTCTTAACAGGCGTATTCTCTGAGCTTTATTATGTTAGCTATTCCAAGGCCAACGACGATCATATGTCTTCCTATGCCAGGGACACTGGTGTGAGGATGGGGAGCCTATAG
- the LOC121266794 gene encoding dof zinc finger protein DOF1.4-like isoform X2, which yields MSIKTLLVHSRLSKFLAGCTLREIMGLSSKQVSGDGLDHWSQTLLEAQTLELPKPPPIRRQQQQQQQSEPLKCPRCDSTNTKFCYYNNYNQSQPRHFCRTCKRHWTKGGTLRNVPVGGGRKNNKRLKKSTNSASASTDSSGSAATTTTKNSDVNNRLKTHMAFQAQQQMQINLPLSNIDGQKRIISDIFHQALLRPPSFPPQNNLISCSNLESNNFSGNNIYLDSTLRPPLDQNQHFPFSSSSSFNTKPCSISTSFQSSNVIPNYTEELKTMEEPTITNIMGKTSSTAIQPWQIPTTSSGMDMSSYWNWDDINTFASTDLNLPWDDFEIKP from the exons ATGTCAATCAAAACTCTTTTGGTCCATTCAAGGCTCTCAA AGTTCTTGGCCGGGTGTACGTTGAGAGAAATCATGGGTTTGAGTTCTAAGCAGGTTTCTGGTGATGGGCTTGATCATTGGAGCCAGACCTTGTTGGAGGCTCAAACTTTAGAGCTCCCAAAGCCTCCTCCGATAAGGcgacagcagcagcagcagcaacaatcTGAGCCATTAAAGTGTCCAAGGTGCGATTCAACAAACACCAAGTTCTGTTACTACAACAACTATAATCAGTCCCAGCCACGGCATTTCTGCAGAACTTGTAAAAGGCATTGGACCAAGGGTGGAACTCTACGCAACGTTCCTGTTGGAGGCGGCCGCAAGAATAATAAGAGGCtgaaaaaatcaacaaattcGGCCTCCGCCAGTACCGACTCCAGCGGTAGTGCAGCCACCACAACCACCAAGAACAGCGATGTCAATAATAGGCTCAAGACGCACATGGCATTTCAAGCTCAGCAGCAGATGCAGATTAATCTTCCGCTTTCAAATATTGATGGTCAGAAACGCATAATATCTGATATCTTCCACCAGGCTTTGCTTCGTCCACCATCTTTTCCGCCGCAAAATAATTTGATCAGCTGCAGCAACTTGGAGAGCAATAATTTCAGTGGCAACAACATATATTTGGACTCAACTCTGCGTCCTCCTCTAGACCAAAACCAACACTTTCCCTTCTCAAGTTCAAGCTCTTTTAACACAAAACCATGTTCAATTTCAACCTCTTTCCAGTCCTCAAATGTAATTCCTAACTACACTGAAGAGTTGAAAACCATGGAGGAGCCAACCATTACCAACATCATGGGCAAAACAAGCAGCACCGCCATTCAACCATGGCAAATACCTACAACAAGCAGTGGCATGGATATGTCATCTTACTGGAATTGGGATGACATTAATACCTTTGCCTCTACTGATCTCAATCTACCTTGGGATGATTTTGAAATCAAACCATAA
- the LOC121266794 gene encoding dof zinc finger protein DOF1.4-like isoform X1, which translates to MLASPHFPSYFLASNHILRSPILSERLSFRLLISNNLILLLFFRFISLLFPRSKEFLAGCTLREIMGLSSKQVSGDGLDHWSQTLLEAQTLELPKPPPIRRQQQQQQQSEPLKCPRCDSTNTKFCYYNNYNQSQPRHFCRTCKRHWTKGGTLRNVPVGGGRKNNKRLKKSTNSASASTDSSGSAATTTTKNSDVNNRLKTHMAFQAQQQMQINLPLSNIDGQKRIISDIFHQALLRPPSFPPQNNLISCSNLESNNFSGNNIYLDSTLRPPLDQNQHFPFSSSSSFNTKPCSISTSFQSSNVIPNYTEELKTMEEPTITNIMGKTSSTAIQPWQIPTTSSGMDMSSYWNWDDINTFASTDLNLPWDDFEIKP; encoded by the exons ATGCTCGCTTCTCCCCACTTTCCTAGCTATTTCCTTGCATCTAACCATATTCTCCGCTCACCAATTCTTTCAGAACGACTCAGCTTTAGGTTGTTGATAAGCAACAATCTCATCCTCTTGCTCTTTTTCAGATtcatttctcttctatttcctCGATCCAAAG AGTTCTTGGCCGGGTGTACGTTGAGAGAAATCATGGGTTTGAGTTCTAAGCAGGTTTCTGGTGATGGGCTTGATCATTGGAGCCAGACCTTGTTGGAGGCTCAAACTTTAGAGCTCCCAAAGCCTCCTCCGATAAGGcgacagcagcagcagcagcaacaatcTGAGCCATTAAAGTGTCCAAGGTGCGATTCAACAAACACCAAGTTCTGTTACTACAACAACTATAATCAGTCCCAGCCACGGCATTTCTGCAGAACTTGTAAAAGGCATTGGACCAAGGGTGGAACTCTACGCAACGTTCCTGTTGGAGGCGGCCGCAAGAATAATAAGAGGCtgaaaaaatcaacaaattcGGCCTCCGCCAGTACCGACTCCAGCGGTAGTGCAGCCACCACAACCACCAAGAACAGCGATGTCAATAATAGGCTCAAGACGCACATGGCATTTCAAGCTCAGCAGCAGATGCAGATTAATCTTCCGCTTTCAAATATTGATGGTCAGAAACGCATAATATCTGATATCTTCCACCAGGCTTTGCTTCGTCCACCATCTTTTCCGCCGCAAAATAATTTGATCAGCTGCAGCAACTTGGAGAGCAATAATTTCAGTGGCAACAACATATATTTGGACTCAACTCTGCGTCCTCCTCTAGACCAAAACCAACACTTTCCCTTCTCAAGTTCAAGCTCTTTTAACACAAAACCATGTTCAATTTCAACCTCTTTCCAGTCCTCAAATGTAATTCCTAACTACACTGAAGAGTTGAAAACCATGGAGGAGCCAACCATTACCAACATCATGGGCAAAACAAGCAGCACCGCCATTCAACCATGGCAAATACCTACAACAAGCAGTGGCATGGATATGTCATCTTACTGGAATTGGGATGACATTAATACCTTTGCCTCTACTGATCTCAATCTACCTTGGGATGATTTTGAAATCAAACCATAA
- the LOC121266796 gene encoding splicing factor 3B subunit 2, whose protein sequence is MVAETLLLPNGDLNFNPNPTSAKKSRDSERRRRRRKQKKNSKASQAADPSSVDDSDAPDDDSKENNHPQLLVEQVEVEYVPEQAELDDGMDEEFRKIFEKFSFRETAGIQENDIKDESAPNAVLSKKANSDSDSEEEEQDNQQKERGVSNKKKKLQRRMKIAELKQISSRPDVVEVWDATAADPKLLVFLKSYRNTVPVPRHWCQKRKFLQGKRGIEKQPFQLPDFIAATGIEKIRQAYIEKEDSKKLKQKQRERMQPKMGKMDIDYQVLHDAFFKYQTKPKLTSLGDLYHEGKEFEVKLREMKPGMLSQDLKEALGMPDGAPPPWLINMQRYGPPPSYPHLKIPGLNAPIPPGASFGYHPGGWGKPPVDEFGRPLYGDVFGVHQQDQPNYEEEPVDKTKHWGDLEEEEEEEEEEEEEEEIEEEELEAGIQSVDSLSSTPTGVETPDVIDLRKQQRKEPERPLYQVLEEKEERIAPGTLLGTTHTYVVNTGTQDKTAAKRVDLLRGQKSDKVDVTLLPEELEAMENVLPAKYEEAREEEKQRSQREDFSDMVAENEKKRKRKMQEKDGKSKKKDFKF, encoded by the exons ATGGTCGCGGAAACTCTCCTGCTCCCGAACGGAGATCTGAACTTCAACCCTAATCCGACATCCGCCAAGAAGTCGCGCGACAGCGAGCGGCGTCGTCGCCGGCGGAAGCAGAAGAAGAATAGCAAGGCCTCCCAGGCGGCCGACCCCTCTTCCGTAGACGATAGCGACGCTCCCGATGATGATTCCAAGGAGAATAACCATCCTCAGCTG CTTGTGGAGCAAGTTGAAGTGGAGTATGTCCCAGAGCAGGCAGAGCTTGATGATGGCATGGAtgaagaatttagaaaaatcttTGAAAAGTTCAGTTTCCGTGAAACTGCTGGTATTCAG GAGAATGATATCAAGGATGAATCTGCTCCAAATGCAGTCTTGAGCAAGAAGGCCAACTCAGACTCAGACTCAGAAGAGGAAGAACAGGATAAccaacaaaaagagagaggtgtgtcaaataagaagaaaaag CTTCAACGGCGGATGAAGATTGCTGAATTGAAGCAAATATCCTCAAGGCCTGATGTTGTTGAG GTGTGGGATGCAACCGCTGCAGACCCAAAGTTGCTGGTTTTTTTGAAATCATACCGAAATACTGTACCAGTCCCTAGGCATTGGTGCCAGAAGAGGAAATTTTTGCAG GGAAAGCGTGGTATTGAGAAACAACCTTTTCAGCTTCCTGATTTTATTGCTGCAACAGGAATTGAGAAAATCAGACAG GCATACATTGAAAAAGAGGACAGTAAGAAGTTGAAGCAGAAGCAACGAGAGAGGATGCAGCCAAAGATGGGAAAGATGGATATAGACTATCAg GTTCTCCATGATGCATTCTTTAAATACCAAACTAAGCCAAAGCTTACAAGCCTTGGAGATCTGTATCATGAAGGGAAAGAGTTTGAG GTGAAGTTAAGGGAAATGAAGCCAGGCATGCTGTCACAAGATCTGAAAGAAGCCCTTGGTATGCCAGATGGTGCTCCTCCCCCATGGCTCATCAACATGcag AGGTACGGTCCGCCACCGTCATACCCACATCTGAAAATTCCTGGGCTGAATGCTCCTATACCTCCTGGAGCTAGCTTTGGTTACCATCCTGGTGGCTGGGGCAAGCCTCCTGTTGATGAA TTTGGACGTCCTTTATATGGAGATGTATTTGGTGTTCATCAACAAGATCAGCCTAACTATGAG gaAGAGCCAGTTGATAAGACCAAGCATTGGGGTgatttggaggaggaagaggaagaggaggaggaggaggaagaggaagaagagattGAAGAAGAGGAATTAGAGGCCGGCATTCAATCTGTAGATAGCCTCTCAAG cacTCCTACTGGTGTTGAGACACCTGATGTTATTGACCTTCGAAAGCAGCAGAGAAAGGAACCCGAGAGGCCTCTTTACCAA gtacttgaagaaaaagaggagaggaTTGCTCCTGGAACCTTGCTTGGAACAACGCACAC ATACGTTGTTAACACTGGCACTCAAGACAAGACAGCTGCCAAAAGG GTTGATCTGCTTAGAGGTCAGAAATCAGACAAAGTGGATGTCACTCTACTACCAGAAGAGTTGGAAGCCATGGAGAATGTGTTGCCGGCGAA GTATGAGGAAGCTAGAGAGGAAGAGAAGCAGCGGAGTCAGCGGGAAGATTTCAGTGACATGGTTGCTGAG aatgagaagaaaaggaagCGGAAGATGCAGGAAAAGGACGGGAAGTCGAAGAAGAAGGATTTCAAGTTCTAG